The Eublepharis macularius isolate TG4126 chromosome 12, MPM_Emac_v1.0, whole genome shotgun sequence genomic sequence CAAAGTGCGGTCTtaaaattattgatttttcccTAGTTAAATATTTGCCATGTATTCATTTTATGAGAGTTACTGAACAATTGTGAAATGTGTACATTAACCATTGCATTTGAAATGTATCCAGACTTGTTCAAAACCAGTTCAAAGTTTTCTGAACTGGTTAcgaaaccattttttttaaagtcagtatGTGAACTGGAATATTTACAACAGGAGAgtttaaaaatgcaaaagaacCTGAAGAAATCCACATTTTTAATGGTCTTGTTAGAGTCCCATCCCAACTCTACCTTTTGGAAAGGCACAAATCAGTACAGAAATTGACTTTAGAGTTCTCTTACCTCAGAGCTTTGAATCCTCCAGTGCAATGGGAGAGGAGGAAGGTGAAAGATAGAACACCCACTCATTACTACTCTCCCCTGCCCACGTGCAGAAACAGGGAAGCGTTGGGTATGTTCATGACATGAGCCCATTCCCAAGTCAACCTGTTCACTTAGTGAGCTGAATGTACACCCTAGAATGCTCCACAGAATCCTTTGCAACATATAAGATTTTTCAGGATAGCATGCAGACCGGTGAATGCGGAATGTGCTCTATGAAGGTGGATAGACAGTCTGAAATCTATGGCTTCCCATACAGGGAAGAAAAGGCAGTGTAAGTCGAGAATAGCGACGGACAAGACATGACAGGCAGAAATTCCAGAAAGGTagtcatttatttattgttatattttttaaaaatattgataaacccacctttcttccaacatCTGGGGCCCAAGGAAGcaaccaaattaaaaaaaacacaatatcAATTATCAACACCCAATATTACCAGTAAAATTCCTTCAAAACACCTTccagaataattaaaaaacaaaaacgatTGGGAACTCCTGTAGATATGATGGCAACGGGCAAGGAGTTACACAGTTAAGGGGTGCGtcgaaaaagccctgcccatggaTCCCTGCTAGTCTTGTCTTAGATAAGAACAGATTTCCACAGGAATGCCCTTCCGTTAATCTGGGGTAGAGGAGCCATGGGAAATGTGGCAACCAAGTGGAGCTCCAAAATGGCAATGCAGGTACAGAGTCCGGGATGGCCAACTTTATCCAGCAGGAGATACTCTTAGATGTGTTTGCTGGTGGTTGTGGTTACTACCCAGTTTGTTTTTGATGTCCCCCAGGAGtcaggggaaagaggtggcatCACTGTGCATCACTGACAACTGTGGCACTTTTCAACCCCCAGGAACCTGAAGAAACGAGGTTTGCAAGTCCATCTCTTCACAACTGCCATGGTATCAGCACTTTAATGTGTGGGGCCTCCCTGTGACAAAGGGTGTGGGGTTAGGCGGCACTAGATCAATGTAATCTTTATGCTTACTTTTCAGATTTGTCCTAAGAAACTTAATGAAGCTCTACTTCAAGGATGCAGCAACACTGTCACCTCCCAGGGAGGCTCAAATCAAGAAtggggatgaggaggaggaagaagagcacAAGGAGGGGGAAAGTTGCAGGTTCACTGCTGAGGACCGTCAATAGCTGAGTTCTTTGTGTTGGTTCTTACCTGCTCTATCACTCCATTTTGCTCTTTCTGTAGGTGCCCTCATTTTGGAACTATGTATCTTCCAGAAAGACGCCTCTTCAGTCAACCATCCCTTGTGATCTGTCTGGTTTTCTTTAGCCTTCTGTCTCTCTCCACATTTTTGCACCTGCAGAAAAACAATTATTACCCATGGTGGAGGATCAGTATAAAAAACACATCTACCCTCCCAGACCACAAACCCACTTCCTTCCTCAACACAACTCCCGGAACACCCACAAAGAACTTGGATAGAGGGATGTGGACAGTGAACTCTATCGGGCGTTTGGGAAACCAGATGGGAGAATATGCCACCCTCTATGCCTTAGCCAAGCTCAACGGGCATCAAGCCTACATCCTTCCAGCGATGCACCAGTATCTGGCACCAATATTCAAGATCACTTTGCCTGTGGTCCCTTCTGAATTGGTTGGCAAAATCCCCTGGAGAAACTATAATCTCCATGACTGGATGTCAGAGGAGTATCGTCACATCCAGGGCAAGTATGTGCGGCTAACAGGCTATCCTTGTTCTTTCACTTTTTATGACCACATCCGCCAGGAGATACTTCAGGAGTTCACTTTCCATGACTACATCAAAGAGGACACCAACCAATACCTTCTGCAGCTGCGGGGGCAGCGCAAGGAGGTCACATACATTGGAGTGCATGTCCGGAGAGGGGATTATGTGAATGTAATGCCCAATGTCTGGAAAGGTGTAGTGGCTGACAAAGATTATCTGGAGAAAGCCATGAATTATTTCAGAGAGAAATACCATGACGCCATCTTTGTAGTGGTCAGCAATGGGATGGATTGGTGCAAGCAGAACATTAATGCATCCAGGGGTGATGTTTATTTTGCCGGCGATGGGCGGGAATCATCCCCAGGAAGGGATTTTGCACTAATTGCCCACTGCAATCATACAATAATGACAATTGGTACCTTTGGCATCTGGGCCGGCTACCTGGTTGGCGGAGAGACGGTTTACTTGGCCAACTACACCCTCCCGGACTCACCATTCCTCAAGGTGTTTAAGCCATCTGCAGCCTTCTTGCCTGAATGGATTGGGATCCCAGCTGACCTTTCTCCTCTACTACCCAAGTCTTAACTTAGGTGCAGGTGCAGGTCTGTAAATCTAGGAACTGATCCCACCAGGCATGTATGTCAGACGAGATGTTCAAAAGTTGTCCTAGCAGGAAACTAGACAATCTACTGTATTGGTTCCTGTTTAAGAACTTCCTTGGACCTTTGGAGATGGAGAGAGCCCCTTATACTGACCCCTCTATTGACATTCATAAATTTTTCCAGGAAACACAAGGCACTATTCACACAATCTTAAACTAGTTTAATTGTCATTTCTTTTTCCTTAGGGATTCTTGGAACTGTAGTTCTGTAAGTAAGGATTTGGGGAATGTTTTACAATAACAGagcaaaaagaacaaaaagacaaCAGTGCAGTGGGAGAAAGAATAGTTTTATTCCATTATACTGCCCCTATGTGTTTTGCCGATGTTTCTTCAGtggtataaataaaaacaagaattaacatattgtcattttaaaaaatcaaaacaggCTGTAAAAGAGAGTGCACACTGAGCATGTGAAGTGCATACATGAATACTGAACTACACCTCCCAGAGAATGTTACAGATACTATACAGGCGCAATGCGCCATTGGAAACATGAATCTTAAAACAAATTCGGTACACATCACTCCTAGACTTTCACAAGTTAGAAAGATACGTATAAAACTAGCCTGTATAATAGTATCCAGCGGTTCCTACAGAAATAGAATTTCAGGCAGAGAAGTGCACTGGTCTGACTCGCATATGAAATAACAGTTTCAGATTCTTCAGTCTCAGGATCCAGGTGTAGGGGACGTAAGATGGAATAAAACTATTTCCCCCTGTGGAtcgttttttaaaattcttttgctCTGTCTTTGGTGTGGCTCTCTTCTCCTGTGTTACAAGGACAAAGGTCATCTGAAAAGCCCTGTTAGATCAGACCAATAGTCcattgtccagcatcctgttttccaaaGTGGCCAAATCAGAAGGCATGGGAGCCAAAGGCTCTCCCTGTttttgcaccccaggaaaggtccACTGCTTTCCgattaacattgcatctccccacacttGAAGAACATGCGCCAAGGCATCCTGCGTAGAAAGCCTCTTAGCCAACATGTGTAATAGGCACTAAGGGGGACCTAATCCTTCATGTATTTGTCTAATTAACCTGTGGAAGCAAATTCCATGTTACTTATGTCTTGTGTGAAGAAGTATGTAATTGCACTTTCAGCACTTTCAGGATAGTTTGGGGAAAACAAGCCCCATTAAAAATAGGTTGGAAACCTGTTCACATTTGTAGTGTGAATGGGAACTTTCACTCTGCAGTAAGAGTCAGGTTCGGTTCCTTGCTGATGGCTAAGCAAATGGGCAAGGGAGGGAAAAATAACACCTGAAAAGCAATTTTGAGCCTGATCAGAGCAACATAAAAAAGCCATTGGATAAAAGATGCTGCTTCAGAACAGGCTACATGGGTACGGTCCTATTGTTattggaattggtctccttgtgagtaagagaggggaattagtggcaaggagaaggctatgcgagaggggtaacaagcaagatcctccaccaatttttacaggatCATCTCCGTAAGGAAACTAATGAGAGATGGGTGTTTTCCAAATAAAGAATGGTtttatttaaaagggggaaactcaCACAACAAGAGGCAAATAAACAGTTTTCACAAGCACACAAGAATCCAAGGAAAGCAGTGAGAAAAAATGGGAATAGATTGCAGGATTTTCAAGTGGTAGTTACTAATTAGAGGACTAGAGTAGTTcgcagaggaagagggcttcaaacagtCAGCATTTTCAACCAGGAGAAGCTCAAAGAGACCCTGAGGGCACTACGCTTGAGCCCcagtaagcatgtacaatttgacTGGTGCAAAGCCAGTATTCTTACAGGATAAATCATAGCTGggggctggagagtgacttcagccacTAAGACAAAAACCTTAATGGTTGTTTCTTGGgatggacaaaaggcttgagtactttgattggtgCTGCTGGGGTGCGACAAAAGAGTTAGACTGACTTCTCCTGGTGTCTTACAAAGAAACTACAGTTAATTAAATACTCCCCCAGagctggctgatgaatttagagttttgattaaatgttcccaggaacaGTTTTAAACGTATCAGAGCTGATGGATGGCCCTAGATTGTGGGATAGGAtctaatcaatgggaagaggggacacTGGAATGTCTAATGGGAGGTGACTCAACAGCACCTTTCTTGCCAGGGATAGCATGTCTGCAGCTTGGGAGGGCAGGAACTAATCACACCCAGTCACTTGGCATGTACTCCCATTCCATTTATGGTTCACTGGCAATACTCTGCTCAGCCGGGTAGCTTGCTAATGCAGCTTGAATCACATTAGTTACAGTggcttatgattttatatcataagTAGCTATTAAAACAGCGGTGGCTAGACGAACTGCTCACACTATCGTCTTTATGGAATGAACATATGTAGCTGCCTATTCTTGAATCAGACCTCTGGCTCACTCATCTTGCTCAAGATTTGTTTACTGTAACTGGCAGGGGGTCTGCACGGTTTCTCCCAGCCTGGATACCCAAGATCCTTTGATGGGAGATATCtcagattgaatctgggactttgTATATAAAGTACACACTGTGACTGAAATTTCTGAGTCTTCCCTGTATAGTGTGATGAGAACCAGAGGAATTTGTTAGCTCAAGCCTCCAAGCATAGCTGCTTTCTATGCACAGGATCCCAGATTCTAAATATCCCTTTTcaaaggtaaataaaataaaggcatgATTCTCAGTTTTATTTGAACTCCAAGAGAACAGAAAAGAGAATATCGCTGTGTTGTGGGACAAAActtgtgtattttgtgtatggACCTCCCAAGAAGTTTAAGAAAAAAGCAGGCATGTGGGTTAGTTAAGTTGGGCTGGAAGCAAGGCACAGCGGATGTGACTATGCTTTCCCCCTCATGCTGATTTCTTGACCCGCCAGGGCCCTGTGGAACTCACAAATGAGTTGTGAGGTCTCCTCCTCAGCTCCTGCATGTGTGGTGTCCAGTTAGCATCAGGACTGTGAACTGTGTACGTGGATAAGGGACTTCAGCCTTCCACCTCCTTTTTTCTAGCATGAAACAGTCCCAGAGGGGACTATGAGTCTGTTGAGGAAATAAACATGTATTCTAGGGAACATGCAGTGTGGCATACTGGTtacagtgtcggactaggatctgggagacccaggttcaaatctccactgcgccatggaagctcactgggtgatcttgggccagtcacccactctcagcctaacccacctcatagggttattctaagaataaaatggagggaagcagAACtacgtgagctgctttgggtcccattgttggactataaatgaagtgatcaaaaaaattaaaataatacatGTGTCCCCCCAAATAGTGTTCCTTGGGGCTGCTTCAGAATGGGAAAAATGTGTCTGAGCGAGGGAGGTTGAAGTCTTTTCTTCCAGTCCGCTGTGGTCCTGATCCTAACTGGACAAGAAAACCAGACAAGTTCCTGAAAAAACACTATTGGACAGAAGCTGAATATATTTTAGATGTGTGCTGTTTTAAGCAAACCCTCCAGATGTTCAAAGATCAAAACTTTCAGCTCATTTAAGGAAAAAAATATCATGGAAAGGAGTTTTTACATTTGAAAGACCCATTGTAGTTCCGATTATGAATGGCGGAGCAGGCGGATACACATGTACAGGCTTATTATCTGCAGATGGATCTTTTAAGCACCTGATGTGTATTACTAGGGTCCTGGTAGACACGCCAACAAGGAGTTGACCTGTGGTGTTAAAGTTGTTGCATATTCCAGTGAGGAAGATGTGATAGCCTGTTGCAGGGTGTGTATGTTTTGTGTGAAAACACACATTTATTGTAAAGTAAGccaactttgtcagatgcagtgaGGTGAATCTTCAGTAAGATATTTTATACACAtatagagaaaagaaaaaaaatgtgaatgGGAGGTTGAAATGCCTGGCTTGTGCCATGCAAATAAACACAGTGGTCGTTCACAGCAAATGCAACTGGTGATTACGCGTACTACTAGATTATGCTGAGCAACTTAACACCTAATGCACTGGCCAAACCTCTTGGCTTTTTAATTGATTGATTCATTCTAATTCATCAATTACTTTTTGGGATTTGAAGTTCCTTTGTTGGAGAATGCTGACTTTCAGGTTTGCAAGGGAACATGGTGGAAGATGGAAAATGTTCACCAGCTGCTTTGAACGTTGTCTTGGTTTGTGTTGTTTCACAGCATCCTTAGCCATTTGTTCCATGACTGCAACTTCATGACCTGACGCTTTTGCAAGGGGACTGATCCTAGCCGCTATTGTTTCACAGCAGGGGTGGCTATAAAACTTTAAGACTGTACCACACAATTATTGTGCAATTAGATATGGAAATGCCACAACACAGAGAATCCCATGACCTGTAGTGCTGCACTTGTGTAAGGGTCCTGCATCTGATTATATTCAGTGCCCCCTCCCTACTGCACACTGAAGAACTgaatggagagccagtgtggtgcagtagcTAGAATGgtgggttaggatctgggagatccaggttcaaatcccaaatcTGCTATGGGAATTCACTGGGTGGctttgagccagtcactttcAGGAGTGTTGATGTGAGAATTAaacggaggagaagagaacaatggtGTAAGCTATTTCAGGttcccattggtgagaaaagtggataattaataaataaaagtgaAACTGGTGAACTAGAAGGCTATGGCTTGTCATTGTTTCTTTGAGATTATTCCTATCTGATAACCGCTGAATCAATGAACCAATGATTCAGCGGTTTGAACTGGAATGGCTGAGCTGTAAACTGAAGAAACAGGGCTGCCTAATAGCAAACTGAGCCACTGCTCTAACTGGCAACAGCTGCCCTCTTTCCTAGCACCatctacctgagatcctttagcTAAAGATGGCACAAAAATGGGACCATCTGGACTGAAAAGACATGGTCTAACACCGAGCCGTTCACCTGAGGACTTGGAGGATGCTGGTGATGGTCAAATGAGCCCTTTCTCCACCCGCTTCCCATAGTACTGAGATCTAAACCCCTTTCACTGTCCCTCAAAGAGTGATGCATTCTTTAGTTGAAATCctggaaaggtggggggggggacattcatTCCAATGAGATTATCCAGTTAGGTTTTAAGAAAATGATGGGAACTGGTAGATGGTCTCAATGGGAAATGCAAACAATTCCCCGATGAGCCATAttaagggagattttttttttaaaatccatcttACTGGGGTGAAATATGGGAAGCATTTGAGTCCTGCCTGGTTTGGACTTGATATTTTGTGGATGCTGCCCAATAGAGACGGGGTTCTCACTGACAACACAGGCTGTATCTCTGTGTGCAAGGAGCCACTGGTAAAAGGGAAGGACCATCTTAATATTTTCTCTCCCCGTGTTTTTATTAATACATCAGAAATAAAACAgcttaaaaataaacagaaaactcaaactatattttaaaaaaatcccagttcTTCACAACTCTCACAGCAGCAGCATTGTGAAGGAGTTCTGGAACTCTGAGGCACTCTTGTAAATAAATTTTTttccggttttttttttttaactgtaggCTGGCTTTGGACCGTTTCATATACTTAATCATTTGCTGTCAGTCTAGGATTTGAAGCTGCTGTTCTGGATTGAGACAGTAGGTGGCGGTATAGGCACATGATTCAATTAACTCTGGTGGTCTGGCAGTAGAAGATCTTATTTCCAGGCAAGTTTAATACCAAAGATTTCTGCTGAAGCAGATTCAAGTCCAATTACTGAAAAATATCTTGAAGCAATATCTTTTCTAAGGAAAATATTTTTGAGGTGGCTTGTGACAGTGTTCCTGTTTTCAGAATTAATCATGATGATATCTGATTGCTTGTTGCTAAATCACGGTTTTGTTAGCTTCAGATAAGAAGCTAGTCGAGAACCCACACTGCACGCAATTCCACACTTAGCTGGGGACAGGGTGACAAATATATTAATTTGGTTCGTTTTCTTCTCTCCCAAAGCCTACGTAAGGAGAACAGCCAAACACAAGTAAAATCAGTTGGGAAAATGTCCTATGAATGCAAAAAGATTACCCAGGGACAAAGCCCACATTTGATCTTATAACCAGAAAACGTTTATCTAGAATAGTAAAAAGATCCACTCATCTTCCTGTCTGTTGCAAATATAACTTCTCAGAAAATAAAGCACGGTGCCTCAAAATTGGCCAATGGCGTCAGGATGATTGTGGAAGTTGCAGTGCCAGACATGAAAGGAATCGGAACATGCTGCCCCCACCCTATTTTTCTGCACTGGAAACTCTGATTGTCTCCGGGATGCAGAGCTGGTGTCAGCACGCCCTGAGGTGAGGCAGCTGCCAGTACTGTGGACTTCTGATGGGGACCGCTGCTGCTGACCGCCACCTACTCACCTCTCATGCCACTGCCACTCATCTGTACCATGCTCCCAACTGCCCAGCATCATTAAGGAAGGCATGTAGGTGGTACACAGTGGTGGCACTCCTGGTGACCCGGGCAGCAGCATTTCCAGAGTGCTGTCAGGGAAAGGGTCTCTGGGTGGTACAGGCAATAGAGCATGAGCAGTGGGAGGTAGGGTCACCAAGTACTCTTACCCTCCTTGTGAGAcacaggggacctggcactcatcttgttttccttctttgttaacacacttcctggaagtgacatcatcatgtaggcccAAGAGCacatgcgtgatgacatcacttccaggaagtgatgtcattgtgcaggcccaggaGTGCACGAGCTTCATactaggctgatttgggcccctggaggcctgttcccctacttcccccccctgctggccaggtgaatgggggggcaaagggtgggagtgggagatcccccacccccactgggggaatgacaTCCATAGTGGGAGGGCCTCCAGGTAGGAGAAGGATGCATGGGCAGGTGGGAACCATGCAGGTGTCAGGTTGGAAAggaaggcatggggagggccttGGTGGGCAGATGGGAACCATAGACACTCTCTGCTCAGGcttccccaaaacctggaaccagccctgcagTGGCAGGTGTAACTCCTGCAAAACTTAATCTAGGAGTATCAAGACTGGACACTAGCTTCAGATTGATGACGAGAGCTGCTGTGCCCCAAACAAAGGGAATCAGAATATCCTGGCCCAGGTTATTTCCAGAGATCCCCTCACCCTGCTAGGTAAGTTCTCCTGTAGGAGTCATCATAACTCATCCAGAAATAAAGCCAAGCACCTCAAAACTGGCCTTCAGCTTCAAGATGATGGTGGGAGATGCAGGGCCTAACATTAAGGGAACTGGAACATTCTGGCCCTGGTTACAAGCcatgcctacctcacagggttattgcgaagataaaatgtaggagcGGAGAGCGATGTAAGGTGCTTTGGTagcccattggggggaaaggcagcacagatggGGAAAATGGAATATAGCCCCTCCTTTACCAAACAAAGAAAGTTTAAGAAACTGCCTGAGATATCACccccagtgtggtgtaatggttagagtgtctgactaggatcacggatacccgggttcaaatcccatcTTGGCCATGGAAAGTTGCTAGCTggctgtgggccagtcacaccctctcacccGTAGTTATCTCACcatgttgttgtggggatgaaaaAGAGGACAGGAGAacgctgtaagccactttgggttcccactgcgTACAAACGCAGGGTATGGCGCTTGTTACAAATCTAATTTTGCCTACAGCTCGCAACAACAGATAATCtctcttgctgttgcttcatGAGGTATGGTTGCAACTCTTTTAGCAGGAGGCAGAACTGCTTATTAATCAGCACTACCGTTAAATATCATGAGTACAATCAGCGACAGGGATGGCGACTGGAGTGAGCAGAACCCCTAATATGAAATATTTGAAGTAAAGATAGATTGGATTTTCATGTGCATTCTCAATGATGGTGCAACCAAACAAGTTTGGAATGAAGAACATTGGATTGAGATGTTAAAAGCATCTATCAGTCTAGGAGTAAGCACAGTTGCACTTTGACTTGAATAaacagggtgtaactctgcttagggttttaGGCCGGACAAGGCTAGCATTTCAGTACCTGTTGCTTAGGATACTACATGCCACATATCTGTCAGTCTTCCACACACTTTTCCCCATTGATAAGAGACCTTCTGTCCTATTCCCACTAGTGGACACGTTGACTTTTGCAATATTCAccaaaggaaataatgaagagagtaTGCATTGTCCTACAGCTATGTAGGGGAAAGTGTCCCTCGTTGTACTTTGTATGGTTGGTTTTTGTGAGCTACACATTTATATCTGAATCCACAAGAAACTGATAAAAGTTTTGATTACTGGGCCTCTCCGTTGGCAGGAAAGATCTTTTGTGGTCAGATTTCAGTTCATGTGTACAGGAAGGCACAGACGTGAATCAACTTTCAGAACAACCACAAAGCAGATTCTTAATACTGGAGGAAAAAACTATGCATGTAcacatgtgtgtgtacacatgcaCACCTTATATACATATCATTTTTGGAATGAATACGGCAACAAAATTAAACTTTTTATCCAGAACATCCCAGAAAGCAGGCGCCTGTGGGGTCAGAATCACCAGGCTCCATCAATAATGGGGGGATGGATAGATCTTCTCTTCTACCTTTATATAGATCCAATTAATAATGAGGGCCTAACCAGATGTAACAATTCCTAAACATTTACAACAGGTAGCTTGGGAGACTCCTTTCCATCTCGTTGTGATGATCACCCACATGTAGGTAGCCTATAGGGGAAAAACACTTTTAGTTTGGCAGGGAGGTACTGCTTGGAAAGAAGGAAGTGGAGAAACTTTGAAAATCCCACTGTGGTGGGGAAGTGGAAGGAAGAAAAGATGGGTGTGGAGCTGGGGGGGGACTggaatgaagaaaagaaaagcaagaagGGGTGGGGTGTGGGCTGCTTTCCTACCTCCTAAAGTTGTCCCATCATAGCATGGCTGggtggaggagagaaaggaagaaggaTAAAGGCAGGAGGCAGCAGCATTTCACCCTCTTGGAGGGTACATTCCCTCCCCCAAAAAGTGTGGCTGAGCCACACTCCATCTCTCCTACTGTCATTGCTTTGAAATCACATGTAATGTTGAATCCATGTGATACTTTTATTTCTATGACGGTATAACAGTGAAACACGTGCATTAGTAGCAAAAAAAAAGCATATGTATCTTCCAATTGTAACGTTGTGTCATTGACACTGGTGGAAGAGGACGGTAGGACACACCCGCAGGGAGGGCCAAGCTCTGCTGCCATGTTTGTCTTCACTGGGTCCTCCTCGAGGCGTTCCCATGTGCTCCTGTGTcttcagaaaatgatgtcatttctggcacaacgTGGAAGTGATGGGTCGACTCAGGAGAGGGGCCAATTCTCTAACAATTGTCCCCAAATTTAGTCTTTGGCGTGCATGTTCTTCGCACACGAACCTCAGGAATGCCTTTGGTCTTTCCTTcccccaccagctaggtgagtggtggtggggtacAGGGGTTGGCAGAGACTGGTAGTAGGAAATTCCAAGTTATTCCCAGTTTCTAGGTATCTTTTTTGAAGACTGAGGGTGCATGTGAGTCTCAGGGCAGTGGCAGTTGATGCCATTTTGCTTTCCCCTAACATTatggagccctgacctggatggcccaggctagtctgatctcatcatctctctgaagctaagcagggtcgaccccAGTCACCCCGATTAGTAATTAGAtgagagaccatcaaggaagcccAGGGCTGCTACACAGAGCAGGaagtagcaaaccacctctgtctcttgccttgaaacccctgtGGGGGGTCACTGCTAAGTCCAGCTGCAACTTGTCAGCACTTCCACCATCAACATCATTGATCTGCTTTGCAAACATCTGTATCTCATTAAAGTGCACATGTGTCTGTGTATGAGTATTTATATCTGACCACAGTGAATCTTTTCTACAGATTGAGAGAACATCCGGAATGGAGAGGCAGATAGTGCTCTTGTcaaattttctctctcttcagATGTAATCTGgggctttgctggaaagccacactAAGGAGATCCAGGGAAAGAAGCAACAGAATTGGCTTTTGGAGCTCCTGACATAGCTCCATAATGAAATCGGTGCTCTCCATCATCTTGTTTGGGTGAGAGTTGCAAAGACCAAGGACTGGAAATTGGATAGAAGGGCATTTCTTCATGGGCAGATATCAAATTGTTTGTGTGAAAGATGTATGGTGTTTCCTTTCTGAAAGGACAGGAGCGGTGTCTGGTTGGGCTAGCACGAGGCGCATGAAGGCATGCTGCTGATTATTTAGTAGGGATGGAAAAGGCAGCCTCTGTATTTTGAAAGGCACTCTCTTTTTGCTTGGAGTGACTAGCAAGCATGAACAATGAGACCCCAGGGCTGAAAACGTGCCCTGGGTTCTGTGTTGCATTAAGCTCTGCTTAGTGTATGTGAATGTAGAAGTGGCTTCTTTGGAGTGCGAGGGAACTTGTTGCTATGCTGTTCAGTAATGGCTCTTTCTTCTTCGCAGGCTGCTCTCTAGCCTTACAGGAAAAGGTGTAAAAAGGTAAGTCTATGTTGAGGGTGATGGGAACACGGATACTAACTCTGGT encodes the following:
- the LOC129338430 gene encoding galactoside alpha-(1,2)-fucosyltransferase 2-like, giving the protein MYLPERRLFSQPSLVICLVFFSLLSLSTFLHLQKNNYYPWWRISIKNTSTLPDHKPTSFLNTTPGTPTKNLDRGMWTVNSIGRLGNQMGEYATLYALAKLNGHQAYILPAMHQYLAPIFKITLPVVPSELVGKIPWRNYNLHDWMSEEYRHIQGKYVRLTGYPCSFTFYDHIRQEILQEFTFHDYIKEDTNQYLLQLRGQRKEVTYIGVHVRRGDYVNVMPNVWKGVVADKDYLEKAMNYFREKYHDAIFVVVSNGMDWCKQNINASRGDVYFAGDGRESSPGRDFALIAHCNHTIMTIGTFGIWAGYLVGGETVYLANYTLPDSPFLKVFKPSAAFLPEWIGIPADLSPLLPKS